In Nitrospirota bacterium, the genomic stretch TCGTGAGGGCGGGCAGCAGGGTCGCCGCGATCGTGGAGGACAAGGATGCCGATGCAGAGCAGAAGAAGATAGACGAGGTCAACAGCGGTATCTACGCCATCGCCTCGTCGCTGCTGCCCCTGCTGAAAGAGATCAGGCGCAATCCCGTGAAGGGTGAATACTACCTCACCGACCTCGCCGGCATCGCCGTGAAGAAAGGATACACCGTGGGGGCGCACTCCCTCGGTAACGAACGGGAGTTGACGGGCATCAACACGCCTGAAGAGCTCTACCGCGCCGGCCACTACCTCAGGGAGCGCGTCCTTTCGCAGCTCCTGGAGCAAGGGGTCTCCTTTGTCGACCGGGCGTCGGTCTACATCCATCCCTCGGTCACCGTCGGCCCCGGCACGCTCATCTACCCCAACGTGCACCTCGAAGGGGCCACGTCGGTCGGCAGCGGCTGCATCATCTGCCCGAATACGCGTATCGTCGACAGCACTATCGGCAATGCCGTCACTGTCAAGGACTCCACGGTCATCGAGTCGTCGGTGGTGCACGACAGCGCGGCGGTCGGGCCCTTTGCGCATCTCAGGCCGGGCTCGGTGATCGGCGCCTCGGCAAAGATAGGGAATTTCGTCGAGGTCAAAAAATCCGTTATCGGCGAAGGGACCAAGGCGTCGCACCTCAGCTATCTGGGCGATGCGGAGATAGGGAAGGACGTGAATATCGGGGCGGGCGCCATAACCTGCAATTATGACGGGACCCGTAAGCACAAGACCACCATAGAGGACGGGGTCTTCATCGGCAGCGACACCCAGCTGGTCGCACCGGTGACGGTGGGGAAAGGCGCCTACGTAGGCGCAGGCTCCACCATCACGAAAGATGTCCCGCCCCTCGCCCTCGCCCTGAGCAGGGCCCCGCAGAAGCAGCTCGAGAACTGGGCGCTGCGGAAACAGCAGGACCGAAAGCGTGCGACGGCACGCAAACCAATGAAAAAAGGGGGGTAGAGTAACCCATCACCCGTTACGCGTTACTCGTTACAGTATATGTGCGGCATTATCGGCTATATCGGCAATAAGAACGCCATTCCTCTCGTTATGGATGGCCTGAAGCGCCTTGAGTACCGGGGGTATGACTCGGCGGGCATCGCCTACATCGAAGGGGACCGTATCGAGGTGAAGCGGTGCAAGGGCAAGATCAGCGCGCTCGAGAGCATCATCGGCTCGCTCCCTGTCGCGAGCAGTCTCGCCATCGGCCATACGCGGTGGGCCACCCACGGCAAGCCGTCCGACAATAACGCCCACCCCCACCGCTCCGACGGCATCGTCGTCGTGCATAACGGGATCATCGAGAATTACGTCGAGCTGCGGCACCAGCTCCAGCAGGAGGGCTTCGTCTTCACCTCGGAAACGGATACGGAGGTGCTCGCCCACCTGATCAACAAGCATGCCCGGAGCAGCGGGATCGAGGATGCGGTGCGGACCGCGCTCAAGGAGGTGCGCGGGGCGTACGCCTTTGCCGTCATTGACGAGAAAGAGCCCGACAAGATCCTCGCGGTGCGCAAGGAGAGCCCCCTGGTCATAGGACTCGGAGAGGGAGAGTGCTTCCTCGCCTCCGACGTACCCGCCTTCCTCAGCCACTCGCGCGACGTCATCTTCCTCGACAACAACGAGATGGCGATCCTCCACCGCGACGGCGTCACGATCACCGACCTCGACGGCGCGCCGCTCGATAAGACGGTCACGACCATCTCCTGGAGCCCCTCGATGGCGGAAAAGGGCGGGTACCGCCACTTCATGCTCAAGGAGATCTTCGAGCAGCCGCGGGCGATCGCCGATACGATCAGGGGAAGGGTCTCTCCCGAGCGGGGCGACGTAGCGATCGAGGAGTTCGGCCTCAGCCCCGAGGCGATCACGAGCATCGACAAGATATTCATCGTCGCCTGCGGCACCTCCTACCATGCGGGCATGACCGGCAAATACATGATCGAGGAGCTCGCACGGATACCGGTCGAGGTGGACATCGCCTCCGAGTTCAGGTACCGCACGCCGATCATAACGCGCAACACCCTCTTTGTCGCCATAACGCAGTCGGGCGAGACCGCCGACACCCTCGCCGCTTCCCGCGAAGCGCGCCGCCTCGGCGCCAG encodes the following:
- the glmU gene encoding bifunctional UDP-N-acetylglucosamine diphosphorylase/glucosamine-1-phosphate N-acetyltransferase GlmU; protein product: MARIRHISGKKRAKERAAVVLAAGLGTRMKSSLPKVLHTINGKPLVRYVVEAVSAVSPQRIVVVVSPATNDGIRKALAGLPVLFSLQKEPKGTGDALKTAARKLRDFDGTVVVVSGDTPLVTGETLETLLALHAKNREQLSMISFVAGGPHSYGRIVRAGSRVAAIVEDKDADAEQKKIDEVNSGIYAIASSLLPLLKEIRRNPVKGEYYLTDLAGIAVKKGYTVGAHSLGNERELTGINTPEELYRAGHYLRERVLSQLLEQGVSFVDRASVYIHPSVTVGPGTLIYPNVHLEGATSVGSGCIICPNTRIVDSTIGNAVTVKDSTVIESSVVHDSAAVGPFAHLRPGSVIGASAKIGNFVEVKKSVIGEGTKASHLSYLGDAEIGKDVNIGAGAITCNYDGTRKHKTTIEDGVFIGSDTQLVAPVTVGKGAYVGAGSTITKDVPPLALALSRAPQKQLENWALRKQQDRKRATARKPMKKGG
- the glmS gene encoding glutamine--fructose-6-phosphate transaminase (isomerizing); amino-acid sequence: MCGIIGYIGNKNAIPLVMDGLKRLEYRGYDSAGIAYIEGDRIEVKRCKGKISALESIIGSLPVASSLAIGHTRWATHGKPSDNNAHPHRSDGIVVVHNGIIENYVELRHQLQQEGFVFTSETDTEVLAHLINKHARSSGIEDAVRTALKEVRGAYAFAVIDEKEPDKILAVRKESPLVIGLGEGECFLASDVPAFLSHSRDVIFLDNNEMAILHRDGVTITDLDGAPLDKTVTTISWSPSMAEKGGYRHFMLKEIFEQPRAIADTIRGRVSPERGDVAIEEFGLSPEAITSIDKIFIVACGTSYHAGMTGKYMIEELARIPVEVDIASEFRYRTPIITRNTLFVAITQSGETADTLAASREARRLGARVLSICNVIGSTASRESDFVFYTHSGPEIGVASTKAFTTQIVALYLLAIALGRVRGTLPGAQAAALIDDLLHLPAKVEHALEQEALISTIAKELFKAKQFLYLGRGINYPIALEGALKLKEISYIHAEGYAAGEMKHGPIALIDEELPVVVLAPAGRLYEKVVSNMEEVRSRGGTIVAVTSPGNRGIRDLAKYALTIEESNDYLNTVFLTVPLQLLAYHIAVLRGCDVDQPRNLAKSVTVE